A stretch of Flavobacteriales bacterium DNA encodes these proteins:
- a CDS encoding GNAT family N-acetyltransferase: protein MEILLKEQGSKGAAYIGEFSKPEAAMTYSIAGDDLIIIDHTEVSDKFRGQGVGRKLLDAIVSKARRENKKILPLCPYAKSVFDKDESIADVLK from the coding sequence ATGGAAATTCTACTGAAAGAACAAGGCAGCAAAGGTGCTGCATACATTGGCGAATTCAGCAAACCTGAAGCGGCAATGACCTACTCCATCGCTGGAGATGATCTGATCATTATCGATCACACCGAAGTTTCAGACAAGTTCCGCGGTCAAGGCGTTGGGAGAAAACTTTTGGACGCCATAGTTTCCAAGGCAAGGCGCGAGAACAAGAAGATCCTGCCGCTTTGTCCTTATGCGAAAAGCGTTTTCGATAAGGATGAAAGCATTGCGGACGTGTTGAAGTGA
- a CDS encoding SgcJ/EcaC family oxidoreductase — MKYFSAIIIAMALIACNSKTETSNPQNTATMEKQDKQQIEQLLEVYKTSLNTSNAELSTSLYAKDGVFMPSEAPSANGTENIRKAYEFVFSQIQLNIEFFIEEITVENNFAFATTTSKGTTLIHALGQTVPEENRELFVFEKVNGEWKIARYMFNKMSPQK; from the coding sequence ATGAAGTATTTCTCAGCAATCATTATCGCGATGGCACTCATCGCATGTAACTCAAAAACCGAAACGTCAAATCCTCAAAACACAGCAACAATGGAAAAACAAGACAAACAACAGATTGAACAACTTCTGGAAGTGTACAAGACCTCTCTGAACACCTCCAACGCTGAACTTTCAACCAGCCTTTATGCGAAAGATGGCGTGTTCATGCCATCCGAAGCGCCATCTGCCAACGGAACGGAGAATATCAGAAAGGCATATGAATTCGTGTTCTCGCAAATTCAGCTGAACATTGAATTCTTCATCGAGGAGATCACCGTAGAGAACAACTTTGCGTTTGCCACAACTACATCCAAAGGAACAACCCTGATACACGCACTTGGACAGACCGTTCCAGAAGAAAACCGCGAGCTTTTCGTGTTCGAAAAAGTTAATGGCGAATGGAAAATTGCCCGCTACATGTTCAATAAAATGAGCCCACAGAAGTAA
- a CDS encoding cyclic nucleotide-binding domain-containing protein, which produces MNLQPVIDQLSNYLPLEKQEIEELEKRATERRIKRRQFILQEGDICTRYTFVVEGCFRMYKVDGTGKEHNLQFAIENEWICDIGSFHTEKPSELYIEAIENSVVIQIERPDLLHFYVNYPKFDRNFRVMIEDAFVALQKRVLQNISSSAEERYLDFLENHPHLFNRISNVQIASYIGVTPEFLSKIRKETVLGNGKS; this is translated from the coding sequence ATGAACCTTCAACCCGTCATCGATCAGTTGTCTAATTACCTGCCATTGGAAAAGCAGGAAATTGAGGAGTTGGAAAAACGTGCTACGGAAAGACGGATAAAAAGACGCCAGTTCATTCTTCAGGAAGGTGATATCTGCACGCGCTACACGTTTGTGGTGGAAGGCTGTTTCCGCATGTACAAGGTGGACGGAACGGGCAAGGAACACAACCTTCAGTTTGCCATTGAGAATGAGTGGATCTGCGACATTGGCAGTTTCCACACCGAAAAGCCAAGCGAACTTTACATCGAAGCCATCGAGAATTCGGTGGTCATTCAGATCGAGCGACCCGACCTGCTCCATTTCTACGTCAACTACCCCAAGTTTGACCGCAACTTCCGCGTGATGATCGAGGATGCGTTTGTGGCCCTTCAGAAGCGTGTGCTTCAGAACATCAGTTCGTCAGCCGAAGAACGGTATCTCGATTTCCTCGAAAACCATCCGCATCTTTTCAACCGCATTTCCAACGTTCAGATCGCCTCTTACATTGGCGTAACGCCCGAGTTTCTGAGTAAGATCCGGAAGGAAACCGTGCTCGGCAATGGCAAATCTTAA
- a CDS encoding transcriptional regulator yields the protein MAELKYSVIKTKKQYNDYCNTLEELVFSQNADVQDEIELLTLLIGTWDAEHASFKEKDPIELLTALMHENGLKAKDLVDILELSKGTISKILNYQKGLSKESIRKLAGHFKMAQEAFNRPYDLMENKSAA from the coding sequence ATGGCAGAGTTGAAATACAGCGTTATCAAAACCAAAAAGCAATACAACGATTACTGCAACACGTTGGAAGAACTGGTTTTCAGCCAGAATGCCGATGTGCAGGATGAGATTGAACTGCTCACGCTTCTGATCGGAACGTGGGATGCCGAACATGCTTCATTCAAGGAGAAAGACCCGATTGAACTGCTTACCGCGCTGATGCATGAAAACGGACTGAAGGCAAAAGACCTTGTTGATATTCTCGAACTCTCCAAAGGAACAATCTCCAAAATTCTGAACTATCAGAAAGGACTTTCAAAAGAGAGCATCCGCAAACTGGCCGGGCATTTTAAAATGGCGCAGGAGGCATTCAATCGTCCCTATGATCTGATGGAGAATAAGAGTGCTGCGTAA
- a CDS encoding type II toxin-antitoxin system HigB family toxin, which produces MKVHLIKKQSILDFIGKNAQSRTGFETWLSILGQADWNEPADMVATFNTADILGNGSNRVVFNIGGNKYRLICAYMFGKHQAHLFVKWMGTHAEYDKLCKKGEQYSVDMYK; this is translated from the coding sequence ATGAAAGTTCACCTGATCAAAAAGCAAAGCATTCTCGACTTCATTGGAAAGAACGCGCAAAGCAGAACGGGATTTGAGACGTGGCTGTCCATCCTCGGTCAGGCCGACTGGAACGAACCTGCTGACATGGTGGCGACCTTCAACACGGCCGACATTCTTGGAAATGGCTCCAATCGAGTGGTTTTCAATATTGGCGGCAACAAATACAGGTTGATCTGCGCTTACATGTTTGGGAAACACCAGGCGCATCTCTTTGTAAAATGGATGGGAACACATGCCGAATACGACAAGCTTTGCAAGAAGGGTGAACAATATTCGGTGGATATGTACAAATGA
- a CDS encoding MMPL family transporter, with amino-acid sequence MGRILQSIYLKTLKFKWLWLFGFAVIFVMMGWKASQLHIEEDITKTFPRTEEFKKYDNLYRNSSISGNIVVAIGPLSKSSSDELVSIGENLLEQFNQLDTGLFKDIQFSSDAAKLEQAYGNYLRDLPYFLTADEIDTLFKDLSGDGIETRLTSTLNRLRSYESLGTKKFLMKDPLQLGSPILKRLSKLEEGSTFKIVDGYTFTADGEYLLMIVKPTHPPSETIENTRLVEGLQAAVDTVSAELSEEEILLFGGPVIAVGNATRIKKDTNLVGILAGVIILLLLIGYFRKLFLPILFFIPAIFGLVFALAMITLWQGSISAIAVAVGTIVLGIAIDYSFHFFNHYRETGSISETLKDVSSPMLLGCATTVAAFFCLNFLHSEVLADFGTFAGLSLIGTAFFALLGLPHLATLAKFKPMAEPKEKQPMAFKWKALLFFSLIGATVFLWNFADEVEFENDLNKINYFPEHLQRAQDIIVGDSNRESLFVLSADENLGSAVAKSAGVQNALKDTSIRSTVLTDVVLTPSQIQASVETWNKYVSELDEEIEFNLSEQGTELGFQPQFLSVYQDLFRTYEVADEQFYRDFLLNDPIYSEFIFKGDDGYNVVSTVNLPKAKRAEFTEKTEQLEGLETVARSSLAQNLVDTVSEDLNLMLLITSGLVFVVLLLTYGRLELALVTFLPMAVSWVWILGICGLFHIKFNMINVVVTTFIFGLGDDYSIFVSDGILSRYKYGIDKLRSYRSSIILSAITTIIGTGVLIVSQHPALHSIAVLSVTGMVCVVIASLTLQPLLYDILIDSRKKRGFSPLELRDFFRAALAFGWFFIGCIILTVILIALLPLPIKSQKKKHWMLSLISWFIWTDYKTMWHVKERWIDKDPLDKPAILIANHASFVDLMVMIGSSNKLLLVTNDWVWNSPFFGAFIRYAEFIHAKDETSWDLENIRKKIDEGYSILIFPEGTRSLDGRIGRFKKGAFYLAEQMQLDIQPVILHGIHHALRKGDFSVQKSVMTMKYLPRITADDASYGTGYRERTKAISRHFKSEFEKVRLEVETADFFADKVQRLYTYKGPVLEWYVRIKMMLEKNFEEIVSRVPREGKAYDLGCGYGYLSHLLAMQSFDRQVIGLDYDEEKIQVAANTHYSGGNISFAQADLTQFTPEAADCIIIKDVLHYFPAAEQEALLQRCGEKLNDGGIIIIRDGIEDEQQKHGVTKMTEVFSTKLFGFNKTEHELEFLPEARILSFAEQFNLSVERLENKASSNVTFVLRRRP; translated from the coding sequence ATGGGTCGGATACTTCAGTCTATTTATCTTAAAACGCTAAAATTCAAATGGTTATGGCTGTTTGGGTTTGCCGTGATTTTCGTCATGATGGGCTGGAAAGCGAGCCAGCTCCACATTGAGGAAGACATTACCAAAACGTTTCCGAGGACTGAGGAGTTCAAGAAGTACGACAATCTATACCGCAATTCGTCTATATCTGGAAACATTGTTGTAGCGATCGGGCCGTTGTCGAAATCGTCAAGTGATGAACTTGTTTCCATCGGTGAGAACCTTTTGGAGCAATTCAACCAGTTGGACACAGGATTGTTCAAGGACATTCAGTTCAGTTCGGATGCCGCGAAGTTGGAACAGGCTTACGGGAATTACCTACGTGATCTGCCGTATTTTCTGACCGCGGATGAGATCGATACGCTTTTCAAAGACCTTTCGGGAGATGGCATCGAAACACGCCTCACTTCCACCCTGAACCGTCTTCGCAGCTATGAAAGCTTGGGAACCAAGAAGTTCCTAATGAAAGACCCACTGCAGCTCGGTTCGCCCATTCTGAAACGATTGAGCAAACTCGAAGAAGGCAGCACGTTCAAAATTGTGGATGGCTACACATTTACGGCCGATGGCGAGTATCTGCTGATGATCGTGAAGCCCACGCATCCACCTTCGGAAACCATCGAAAACACAAGATTGGTGGAAGGCTTGCAAGCTGCGGTTGATACGGTTTCTGCTGAATTGAGCGAAGAGGAAATCCTGCTCTTTGGTGGGCCTGTGATTGCCGTTGGGAATGCCACACGTATTAAGAAGGATACGAACCTGGTGGGTATTCTGGCGGGTGTGATCATTCTGTTGCTGCTCATTGGCTATTTCCGCAAACTCTTTTTACCGATTCTATTCTTCATCCCTGCCATTTTCGGATTGGTTTTCGCCTTGGCGATGATCACGCTCTGGCAAGGTTCTATTTCGGCCATTGCGGTTGCAGTGGGTACGATTGTGCTGGGAATTGCCATCGATTACAGCTTCCACTTCTTCAATCATTACCGCGAAACGGGATCCATTTCGGAAACGCTGAAAGACGTGAGTTCGCCCATGTTGCTGGGTTGCGCCACAACTGTTGCAGCCTTCTTCTGCCTAAACTTCCTGCATTCCGAAGTGCTTGCCGATTTTGGAACATTTGCAGGTTTGAGCCTTATCGGAACAGCCTTCTTCGCATTGCTCGGACTGCCACATCTTGCCACGTTAGCCAAGTTCAAACCGATGGCCGAACCGAAGGAAAAGCAACCCATGGCTTTCAAGTGGAAAGCGTTGCTGTTTTTCAGTCTTATCGGAGCTACGGTCTTCCTTTGGAATTTCGCGGATGAGGTCGAATTTGAGAATGACCTGAACAAGATCAACTACTTCCCAGAGCATCTTCAGCGCGCTCAGGACATTATTGTCGGAGACAGCAACCGCGAAAGTCTATTTGTGCTTTCTGCTGATGAAAACCTTGGAAGTGCCGTTGCTAAAAGTGCTGGAGTTCAAAATGCTTTGAAAGACACTTCCATCCGCTCTACGGTTCTGACTGATGTTGTTCTCACTCCAAGTCAAATCCAAGCAAGCGTTGAAACGTGGAACAAATACGTTTCGGAATTAGATGAGGAAATTGAATTCAATCTTTCTGAGCAAGGAACAGAACTCGGCTTTCAGCCTCAATTCCTATCTGTTTATCAAGACCTGTTTCGAACCTACGAAGTCGCTGATGAGCAATTCTACCGCGATTTCCTGCTGAACGACCCGATCTACAGCGAGTTCATTTTTAAAGGCGATGACGGCTACAATGTGGTTTCTACGGTCAATCTTCCGAAAGCCAAACGAGCGGAATTCACAGAGAAAACCGAACAATTGGAAGGACTGGAAACCGTTGCGCGTAGTTCGCTCGCTCAGAATTTGGTGGATACGGTCAGCGAGGACCTTAACCTCATGCTGCTCATCACATCGGGGCTGGTTTTCGTGGTGCTCCTCCTCACCTATGGCCGCTTGGAATTGGCGCTCGTAACCTTCCTACCAATGGCCGTCAGTTGGGTTTGGATCCTCGGCATTTGCGGCCTGTTCCACATCAAATTCAACATGATCAATGTGGTGGTTACCACGTTCATTTTCGGGCTGGGCGATGACTATTCCATCTTCGTTTCTGACGGCATCCTGAGCCGCTACAAATACGGTATCGACAAGCTGCGTTCGTACCGCAGCTCCATCATCCTTTCGGCCATTACCACCATCATCGGAACGGGTGTACTCATCGTCTCGCAGCATCCCGCGTTGCATTCCATCGCGGTGCTTTCGGTCACAGGAATGGTCTGCGTGGTCATCGCATCGCTCACACTGCAACCGCTGCTTTACGACATCCTCATCGACAGTCGCAAAAAACGCGGCTTCTCCCCGCTCGAACTCCGCGATTTCTTCCGCGCAGCGCTGGCATTCGGCTGGTTCTTCATCGGCTGCATCATCCTCACTGTCATCCTCATCGCGCTGCTTCCGCTGCCCATCAAATCGCAGAAAAAGAAGCATTGGATGTTGTCGCTTATCAGCTGGTTTATCTGGACGGATTACAAGACGATGTGGCACGTGAAGGAGCGTTGGATCGACAAAGACCCGCTCGACAAACCCGCCATTCTCATTGCGAACCACGCTTCATTTGTGGATCTAATGGTGATGATCGGCAGCAGCAACAAATTGCTACTCGTTACGAACGATTGGGTGTGGAATTCGCCCTTTTTCGGGGCGTTTATCCGTTACGCGGAATTCATCCACGCCAAGGATGAGACCTCGTGGGATCTGGAGAACATCCGCAAGAAGATCGATGAGGGTTATTCCATTCTCATTTTTCCTGAAGGAACGCGCAGTTTGGACGGCCGCATTGGGCGTTTCAAGAAAGGGGCGTTCTACTTGGCCGAGCAGATGCAGTTGGACATTCAACCCGTTATTCTGCACGGCATTCATCACGCGTTGCGAAAGGGCGATTTCTCCGTTCAGAAGAGCGTGATGACGATGAAATATCTGCCGCGCATTACTGCCGATGATGCCAGCTACGGAACAGGTTACCGCGAACGCACCAAGGCTATTTCAAGGCATTTCAAATCAGAGTTTGAGAAAGTGCGTCTGGAGGTGGAAACGGCCGATTTCTTTGCGGATAAGGTGCAGCGGCTGTACACGTACAAAGGTCCTGTGCTGGAATGGTACGTGCGCATCAAAATGATGCTCGAAAAGAATTTTGAGGAAATTGTTTCGCGTGTGCCGCGAGAAGGAAAAGCCTACGATCTGGGTTGCGGATACGGTTATCTCTCGCATCTGCTTGCAATGCAGTCGTTCGATAGGCAGGTGATCGGGTTGGATTACGATGAGGAGAAGATCCAAGTGGCGGCCAACACGCATTACAGCGGTGGCAACATCTCATTTGCGCAGGCGGATCTGACGCAGTTCACGCCCGAAGCGGCCGACTGTATCATCATTAAAGATGTGCTGCATTATTTCCCTGCGGCCGAACAGGAAGCGCTGCTGCAACGCTGTGGCGAAAAGCTGAACGATGGCGGTATCATCATCATCCGCGATGGTATTGAGGATGAGCAGCAGAAACATGGCGTGACCAAAATGACGGAGGTTTTCAGCACCAAACTCTTCGGTTTCAACAAGACCGAACACGAACTGGAATTCCTACCCGAAGCGCGCATTCTCTCCTTTGCCGAGCAGTTCAACCTGAGCGTAGAACGCTTGGAGAACAAGGCAAGCTCGAATGTTACTTTCGTTTTGAGGCGTAGACCCTGA
- a CDS encoding aromatic amino acid lyase, whose product MGPTLTLDQFFRVVVQGEKVRLSAQQRAVVDESFQFLTEFSKDKIIYGINTGFGPMAQYRIENEELEQLQYNLVRSHSSGLGAGLPDQYVRAVMLNRLNTLALGGSGISEGVIDQLVAYLDKGIYPYIPEHGSVGASGDLVQLAHLALGLIGEGEASYKGEVRPVADILKELKMEPLMLQLRDGLGLMNGTSCMSGIGLLNVIYAKRLLRWATLIGAVINEVVRSYDDSYSEFLNRAKKHEGQQRVAAAMRRCLETSQLVRKREDRLFKDIHKVGNGKPIKEKVQEYYSFRCIPQIIGPILETVQNAEEILLDEVNSTNDNPVVDLENKHVYHGGNFHGDYVALEMDKMKIAITKLSMLCERQLNYLVNEKLNDIFPPFMNLGKLGYNFGVQGMQFTATSTTAENQTLSFPMYVHSIPNNNDNQDIVSMGTNAALMTKKVIDNSFQVMAIEAVAIAQGVDSLGVKSKMSVAGQKFYDTVRKHLATFEDDKPRSAQLAELANYLHENDPPIEIF is encoded by the coding sequence ATAGGACCAACACTTACACTCGATCAGTTTTTCCGCGTTGTTGTACAAGGAGAAAAAGTGCGATTGTCAGCGCAGCAGCGAGCCGTTGTTGACGAGAGTTTTCAGTTCCTGACCGAGTTCTCCAAAGACAAGATCATTTACGGCATCAACACGGGTTTCGGCCCAATGGCGCAATACCGCATTGAGAATGAGGAGTTGGAGCAATTGCAGTACAACTTGGTGCGCAGCCATTCTTCAGGTCTTGGAGCAGGATTGCCAGATCAGTACGTGCGTGCCGTAATGCTGAACCGACTGAACACTCTTGCGCTGGGTGGTTCGGGCATTAGCGAAGGTGTCATCGATCAGTTGGTGGCATATCTCGACAAAGGCATTTACCCGTACATCCCTGAGCACGGAAGTGTAGGGGCGAGTGGCGACCTGGTGCAATTGGCGCACTTGGCGTTGGGATTGATCGGAGAAGGAGAGGCCAGCTACAAAGGCGAGGTTCGACCTGTGGCCGACATCCTCAAGGAATTGAAAATGGAACCTTTGATGTTGCAGCTGCGCGATGGATTGGGATTGATGAACGGAACTTCGTGCATGAGCGGCATCGGGTTACTGAATGTCATCTATGCCAAGCGATTGCTGCGTTGGGCAACATTGATCGGAGCCGTGATCAACGAGGTGGTCCGTTCGTATGACGATAGTTATTCGGAGTTCCTGAACCGTGCGAAGAAGCACGAAGGTCAGCAGCGAGTGGCGGCCGCTATGCGCAGATGTTTGGAAACGAGCCAGTTGGTGCGCAAGCGCGAAGACCGACTGTTCAAGGATATTCACAAGGTGGGCAACGGCAAGCCGATCAAGGAAAAGGTGCAGGAATACTATTCGTTCCGTTGCATTCCGCAGATCATTGGGCCCATTTTGGAGACCGTTCAGAACGCAGAGGAAATTCTGTTGGATGAGGTCAACTCAACCAACGACAACCCTGTTGTTGACCTCGAAAACAAGCACGTGTATCACGGTGGCAACTTCCACGGAGATTATGTGGCATTGGAGATGGACAAGATGAAAATTGCCATTACCAAGTTGAGCATGTTGTGCGAGAGGCAGTTGAATTACCTCGTTAACGAGAAGCTGAACGACATCTTCCCACCGTTCATGAACTTGGGGAAACTCGGTTACAATTTCGGGGTGCAGGGAATGCAGTTCACGGCCACATCAACCACGGCTGAAAACCAGACGCTTTCCTTCCCGATGTACGTGCATTCCATTCCGAACAACAACGATAATCAGGACATCGTGAGCATGGGAACCAACGCTGCGTTGATGACCAAAAAGGTGATCGACAATTCGTTCCAGGTCATGGCCATTGAAGCCGTTGCCATTGCGCAAGGTGTCGATAGTCTAGGCGTCAAGTCGAAGATGTCAGTAGCTGGGCAGAAGTTCTACGATACGGTGCGCAAGCATTTGGCAACCTTCGAAGATGACAAGCCGCGTTCAGCACAGTTGGCAGAACTGGCCAATTACCTGCATGAGAATGATCCACCGATTGAGATTTTTTGA
- the fabG gene encoding 3-oxoacyl-ACP reductase FabG, translating to MSDRRIALVTGGSRGLGRAISVRLAKDHGLHVLVNYASNSAAADETVKLIEEAGGTAEAIGFNVADREETDAALTKWLEANEGEHISVIVNNAGITKDGLYMVMPNEDWDNVLGVSLGGFYNVTRKLVDRMIRKRWGRIVNVVSVSGMMGNAGQVNYSAAKGGVIAGTKALAKEIAKRNVTVNAVAPGFIETDMTADFDQKEMSRMIPMGRFGKPEEVAAAVSFLVSDDASYITGNVININGGLYC from the coding sequence ATGAGCGACCGAAGAATAGCATTGGTAACAGGTGGTTCACGTGGATTGGGACGCGCCATTTCGGTGCGTTTGGCCAAAGACCACGGACTGCATGTGCTGGTCAATTACGCTTCTAACTCAGCTGCTGCGGATGAAACCGTGAAGCTGATTGAAGAAGCAGGCGGCACGGCCGAAGCCATTGGTTTCAATGTGGCCGATAGAGAAGAGACAGATGCGGCTCTGACCAAATGGTTGGAAGCCAACGAAGGCGAACACATCTCCGTGATCGTGAACAACGCAGGAATTACCAAAGACGGACTTTACATGGTGATGCCTAACGAGGATTGGGATAACGTGCTTGGCGTGTCGTTAGGTGGTTTCTACAACGTTACCCGCAAGTTGGTTGACCGCATGATCCGCAAGCGTTGGGGAAGAATTGTCAACGTGGTTTCCGTATCTGGAATGATGGGCAACGCAGGGCAGGTCAATTACTCAGCTGCAAAAGGTGGAGTAATTGCTGGAACCAAAGCATTAGCAAAAGAGATCGCGAAGCGAAACGTAACCGTAAATGCCGTTGCACCAGGTTTCATCGAAACAGATATGACAGCCGATTTCGACCAGAAAGAGATGTCAAGGATGATACCGATGGGGCGTTTCGGAAAGCCGGAAGAAGTAGCCGCAGCCGTTTCGTTCTTGGTGTCTGACGATGCATCGTACATCACAGGAAATGTGATTAATATCAATGGTGGATTATATTGTTGA
- a CDS encoding beta-ketoacyl-[acyl-carrier-protein] synthase family protein, whose product MNNRVVITGLGIHSCLGQNAEEVTASLRDGKSGIIFDPVRKEMGFRSALVGDVPMPELKAELGRKDRKNMPEEALYAFVSTKQALEMAGMTQEFIDQNEVGILFGNDSTAGAVIEGVDLLREKKDTTLIGSGNIFQSMNCTVTMNLSTIFRLKGVNFTVSAACASGSHSIGMGFLLIKMGLQKQIICGGAQEVNPYAFGSFDGIGTFSTYEDTPTEASRPFDKTRNGLVPSGGAATVILESLESAQARGANILAEVVGYGFSSNGEHISNPNEEGQVRALKMAMEMGGVKPEEVDYINAHATSTPVGDAFEAQAIHSVFGDNGPLVSSTKSMTGHECWMAGASEVVYSLLMMQNGFVAPNINFSEPDEASAKLNIPSKSVDKELNTILSNSFGFGGTNSTLIIRKFAP is encoded by the coding sequence ATGAATAACCGAGTGGTGATAACTGGTCTGGGAATTCATTCTTGCCTTGGCCAAAATGCCGAGGAAGTGACGGCTTCGCTCCGGGACGGAAAATCAGGTATCATCTTCGACCCTGTGCGCAAGGAAATGGGTTTCCGTTCTGCGCTGGTCGGTGATGTGCCCATGCCCGAATTGAAAGCAGAACTCGGTCGTAAAGACCGCAAGAACATGCCAGAGGAAGCGCTCTACGCCTTCGTTTCTACAAAACAGGCGTTGGAAATGGCAGGCATGACCCAAGAGTTCATCGACCAGAACGAGGTCGGTATTCTCTTCGGAAACGATAGTACCGCAGGTGCGGTCATAGAAGGCGTGGATCTGCTTCGCGAGAAGAAGGACACCACACTTATCGGTTCAGGAAACATCTTCCAGAGCATGAACTGCACCGTAACCATGAACCTCAGCACCATCTTCCGCCTCAAAGGCGTCAACTTTACGGTGAGTGCGGCATGCGCCAGCGGTTCGCATTCCATCGGTATGGGCTTCCTGCTCATTAAAATGGGATTGCAGAAACAGATCATCTGCGGAGGCGCGCAAGAGGTCAACCCGTATGCATTCGGAAGTTTCGATGGCATCGGAACCTTCTCCACCTATGAGGACACCCCAACCGAAGCCTCACGTCCTTTTGATAAGACACGCAACGGACTGGTACCAAGTGGTGGCGCAGCAACCGTCATTCTCGAAAGTTTGGAAAGCGCACAGGCACGTGGAGCCAACATCTTGGCCGAAGTGGTCGGTTACGGCTTCAGTTCCAACGGAGAGCACATCTCCAACCCCAATGAAGAAGGGCAGGTGCGCGCGCTCAAAATGGCCATGGAAATGGGCGGAGTAAAACCCGAAGAGGTCGATTACATCAACGCCCACGCCACCAGTACACCCGTTGGCGATGCGTTCGAAGCACAGGCCATCCACAGCGTATTCGGAGACAACGGCCCATTGGTAAGCAGCACCAAAAGCATGACGGGCCACGAGTGCTGGATGGCAGGCGCCTCAGAGGTCGTCTATTCGCTACTTATGATGCAGAACGGTTTCGTGGCACCCAACATCAACTTCTCAGAGCCAGATGAAGCCTCGGCCAAGCTCAACATCCCATCAAAAAGTGTGGATAAGGAATTGAACACGATCCTCTCAAATTCGTTTGGGTTCGGAGGAACAAACTCAACGTTGATAATTCGTAAGTTCGCGCCCTGA
- a CDS encoding acyl carrier protein, whose translation MDKQQIIDTVNEFLIEEFEADAADLVADANMHETLDLDSLDYVDLVVLIDENFGFKTTAEDFQTIKSFDDFYNFIASKVS comes from the coding sequence ATGGACAAGCAGCAGATCATCGATACCGTAAATGAGTTCCTGATAGAGGAATTCGAGGCAGATGCGGCCGACCTTGTGGCCGATGCCAACATGCACGAAACACTCGACCTCGACAGTCTCGATTATGTGGACCTCGTGGTGCTTATCGATGAGAATTTCGGTTTCAAAACCACAGCCGAAGACTTCCAGACCATCAAGTCGTTTGACGACTTCTACAACTTTATTGCCTCTAAGGTGAGTTGA